In Microbacterium sp. No. 7, the genomic window CCACGATCCGCTTTCGCCGCCGACGCCTCGTCGCGGCCACCGCCACCGCCGCCCTCGCCGTGACCCTCGCGGCGTGCGCCAGCAGCACGCCGAACCAGCCCGCCGGCACCGGCACGACCGACGCCACCGCCACCGCAGAGGCGACGGATACCGCCGAGCCGGCCGAGCTCACCGTCATCCTGCCCTGGTATCCGACGCCCGAGAGCGGCGGCTACTTCGCCGCGCAGACCGAGGGCCTGTACGAGGCCGCCGGCCTCGACGTGACCCTGCAGCCCGGCGGGCCACAGGTGTCGGGCGAGCAGCTCGTCGCCACCGGCCGCGCGCAGATCGGCCACACCGACGCCGCGGGCATCATCCAGGCCCGTCAGGAGGGCATCCCGATCGTCGCGATCGCGACCCTCTACCAGGACAACCCCGTGGGCGTGCTCTCGCACGCCGACCAGGGCATCACGTCGTTCGAGCAGATGGACGGCCGCGAGCTCGTCGCCTACCCCGGCGCGCTCTACCCGATCTGGCTCGAGCAGGAGCTCGGCATCACGCTCAAGACCGTGCAGAGCCAGGGCTCCATCGCCGTGTTCCTCGAGAAGCCCGAGCTGCTGCAGCAGGGCTGGCCCACCAACGAGGTGAAGAAGGCCGAGGAGGCGGGCGTCCCCGTCAACTTCCTGCCCTACTCCGAGTCGGGGTTCAACCCCTACGGCGACGTGCTCTTCACGTCGGAGCAGTACCTCGCCGAGCACCCCGAGGAGATCAAGAGGTTCCTCGAGGCGAGCTTCACCGGCTGGCACGACTACATGGCCGACGTCGACGTCGCGACCCGCGCGCACGACGCGATCCTCGAGGCGAACGCCGAGCAGAGCATCACGTCGATCTGGTACGCGTGGGACAAGCAGCGCGCCTTCATCACCTCCGAGGAGGGCGCCGACCAGCTCGGCACGATGACCGAGGAGCGCTGGACCACGCTCATCGCGCAGCTGGAGAAGATCGGCCAGCTGACCGACGGCACGCCCGACGTCGCCGATCTGTTCGACGTCTCGCTGCTCGCCGACATCCCCGCGCCCACCGAGCTGCCGGCCCCGCCGGCGGTGCAGGACTGACCCGGTCCGGGGCCGCTCGCGATCACGCGAGCGGCCCCGGACCCTCCCCCGTCTCCCCGACCCCGGAGTCATCATGCCGACCATCGCCTCCTCCTCCGCGACCCAGGCCCCCGCGACCGAGGCCCCCGCGACCGGGACCGGCGCGCTCGTCTCCTTCGCGGGCGCCGACAAGGTCTACGCGAACGGGTTCCGCGCCCTCGCGCCGATCGACCTCGACGTGCCGCGCGGCGAGATCACCGTTCTCGTCGGTCCCTCGGGCTGCGGCAAGACCACGCTGCTGCGCATGGCCGCGGGCCTCACCGATCCCACCGAGGGCGTCATGGAGCGCGCGACCGATCGCCTGTCGTACGTCTTCCAGGACCCCACGCTCGTGCCGTGGCGCAACGTGCGCGCCAACGTCGAGCTCGTCTCCAAGCTGCAGGGCGTGCCCCGCGCCGTGCGACGCGAGCGTGCCGCCGCCGCGATCTCGATGGTCGGCCTCGACGGCTTCGAGCGCGCGTACCCGCGCGAGCTCTCCGGCGGCATGCGGATGCGGGTGTCGCTCGCCCGCGCCGTGACGAACGACCCCGACCTCCTGCTCATGGACGAGCCCTTCGCCGCGCTCGACGAGTTCACGCGCGAGAAGATGTCGACCGAGCTGCTGCGGCTGTGGCGCGAGAAGCGCTTCAGCGTGCTCTTCATCACCCACTCGATCTACGAGGCCTGCACCCTCGGCCACCAGATCGCCATCATGAACACCGGACCCGGCCACATCGTCGACGTCGTCCGGTCGCCGAGTCCGCCCTCCGATGCCGGCGTCCGTCGCGACGACGACGCCCTGCGCGACCTGCAGCAGCGCATCTCGATGACCCTGGGGAGCCTGCGCCCATGACCGCCGCGACCACCTCCCGCCCCGCCGCCGCGGGCGCCGTCCCGGATGCCGGAGCGACCGCGACGGCGAACGCCGCCCCGCGTGCCGAGGCCCGCGCGTCGCGCCGAGCGGCCGACGCCTCGTCCGGTGCGTGGCGCCGCCGCTGGCGCCGCTTCTGGCCGCCCGCCGCGGCCCTACTGCTGGGGATCGCGCTGTGGCAGCTGGTCATCGTCGTGTTCGACATCCCCGGATACCTGCTGCCCTCTCCGCAGGCGTTCGCCGAAACGCTGTGGGAGCAGCGCGTCGCGATCTGGGAGCCGACGCGCGTGACGATGACCGCGGCGTACCTCGCCTTCCTGCTCGCGCTCGTCGTCGGCGTGGCCGCGGCCCTGCTGATGGCCCGCTGGAACCTCACCGAGCGCGCCCTGTTCCCCTACCTCGTGATCGTGCAGACGATCCCGATCGTCGCGATCGCGCCGCTGTTCGTCGTCTGGATCGGCGCGGGGCTCACGACCAACATGCTGATCGGCGCGATGCTCGCGGTCTTCCCGATCGCCGCGAACACGCTCATGGGGCTCAAGTCGGTGGACCGCAACCTCGTGCAGCTCTACGCGATGGCCGGCGCGCCGCCGCGCGTCACGCTGTTCACGCTGCGCCTGCCCGGCGCGCTGCCCTCGATCCTCACGGGGATGCGCATCGCCGCGGGCGCCTCCGTGATCGGCGCGATCGTGGGCGAGTTCGTCGCCGGCGTCGGCGGCGGCGAGGGCGGCCTCGGCTTCATCCTCACCCAGAGCGCCGTGCAGATGCGCATCTCGCAGCTGTTCGTCGCCGCGATCATGGCGAGCCTCGTCTCGCTGCTGCTGTTCGCCGCGGTCGTGCTGCTCGAGCGCGTGCTGCTCGGTCGCTGGCACGAGTCGGCGCTCCCCCACGACGACTGAGCCCGCCCCCGGATGCCGGGCGTGCCGGCATCCGGGCCCCGGCATCCCCGCATCCGGCATCCCCGCATCGGCCATCCAGACCACCGGCATCCCCCGCAGAAGGAGACCCCCATGACCGACACCCGCATCGTCGACAAGACCATCGAGCCCCTCACCGACGAGGCCTTCGCGCCGTTCGGCGTCGTGCTGCACAGCCTCGAGGACGGCACGCCGTGCACGCCGCAGGAGGCCTCGCTCGACCTCGCCGAGGGCGCTCCGCGCTTCTACCTCATGCGCCTCGAGGACAAGCCCCCGACCTTCACGGGCATCACGCGCCACCGCCGCACGACGCAGACGCTGCTGAGCGCCGACGCCCGCGAGTGGATCATCGCGGTCGCGCCGGCGACCGACGGCGCCCCCGACCTCGACGCGGTGCGCGCGTTCACGGTTCCCGCGGGCGTGGCGATCACGATGGCGAAGGGCACCTGGCACTCGGGCCCGTTCTTCGAGGGCGACGCGATGAGCTTCGTCAACCTCGAGCTCGAGGACACCAACATCGTCGACCACGACACCTACCGGCTCGACCGCGAGCTCGGCGTGCGCGTCAACCTTCATGTCGCCTGATACCTCCGCGGCGACGAGCCGTCTCGGCGCGCTCGAACGCCGCGTGCGCGCCGAGCAGGCGCTCGGCGACACGGGCGTCGAGCCGTGGGCCCGCGCGACGGATGCCGGTGCGCACACCGTCGTCATCGTCGGCGCCGGCCAGGCGGGCCTCGTCGTCGCGGCGGGCCTGCGCAGCAAGGGCGTCGCCGACGTGCTCGTCGTCGACGCCGGCGAGGAGGGAGGGGCCGGGCCCTGGCCCACGTTCGCGCGCATGCGCACGCTGCGCACGCCCAAGCGCGTCGCCTGGCCCGCGTGGGGCGTTCCCGCCGCGAGCCCGCAGGCGTGGTTCCGCGCCGTGCACGGCGACGACGCGTGGGACGGGCTCGAGCAGTTCCCCACCGCCGCGTGGCACGCCTTCCTGGAGTGGTACCGTCGCACCCTCGACCTGCCCGTGCGCTTCGGCACGACCGTGCGCCGCATCGCAGAGGCCCCCGACGGGCGGCTCGACGTGACGCTCGACGAACGCGGCGCCGCCCGGGTCGTGCGCGCCGACCGCGTCGTGCTCGCCACCGGCATCGAGGGCGCCGGCGGCATCCGCGTGCCCGGCGGCCTGTTCGACGGGCTGCCCCGCGCGCTGTGGGCGCACACGCACGAGCCGATCGACTTCGCCCGCCTGCGCGGCGCGCGCATCGGCGTGCTCGGCGGCGGCACGGGCGCGTTCGACAACGCCGCGACGGCGCTCGAGGCCGGGGCGCGCAGCGTGACCGTGCACATGCGCCGCCCCGCGATGCCCGACGTGAGCCCGTACCGGTGGATGGAGTTCCCCGGCATCCTCGAGCACTACGCGGCGTTCGACGACGACCAGAAGTGGCGGTTCAACGAGCACCTCACCGCGATCGACCAGCCCGCGACGCAGGGCGCCGTCTGGCGCGCGTACGCGTGGCCGGGGTTCGAGTTCCGCACGTCGTCGGCGTGGCTGAGCGCCGAGGCGCGGGACGGCGGCGTCGAGGTGCAGACGACGCGCGGACCCGAGCGCTACGACTTCGTCATCGCCGCCACGGGCATCGCCGTCGACCTCGCGATGCGCCCCGAGCTCGCGACGCTCGAGCCGCGCATCGCGCGCTGGCGCGACCGCTACCGCCCCGCGGAGCCGACCCGCCACCCCGAGCTGCTCGACTATCCCTACCTCGGCGACGACTTCGCGCTGCAGCCCGTCGACGGATCGCCCGCGTCGGCCCTGCGCCGCGTGCACCTGTTCAACCACGGCGCGCGGATGAGCCTCGGCGTGCTGTCGCACCAGATCTCGGGCCTGCTCGGCGGCGCCGAGCGCGTCGTGCGCGGCGTCGTGGCCGGCCTCGTGCGCGATCGCTCCGACGCCCTGCTGCGCAGCTATCTCGACTACGACACGCCCGTCGGCGTGCAGCTCGGGCCGCGGCCCGGGGAGCGCACGGCCGGCGTGCCGGCCGAGGCGCCCATCGTGGCGCCCGCGGCGGCGCCCGCGGTGGCGCCCGCGGAGAGGATGAGCGCGTGACCCCGTCGATCGCGATCAACGTCATGCCCTACGACACGCG contains:
- a CDS encoding ABC transporter substrate-binding protein — encoded protein: MSTIRFRRRRLVAATATAALAVTLAACASSTPNQPAGTGTTDATATAEATDTAEPAELTVILPWYPTPESGGYFAAQTEGLYEAAGLDVTLQPGGPQVSGEQLVATGRAQIGHTDAAGIIQARQEGIPIVAIATLYQDNPVGVLSHADQGITSFEQMDGRELVAYPGALYPIWLEQELGITLKTVQSQGSIAVFLEKPELLQQGWPTNEVKKAEEAGVPVNFLPYSESGFNPYGDVLFTSEQYLAEHPEEIKRFLEASFTGWHDYMADVDVATRAHDAILEANAEQSITSIWYAWDKQRAFITSEEGADQLGTMTEERWTTLIAQLEKIGQLTDGTPDVADLFDVSLLADIPAPTELPAPPAVQD
- a CDS encoding ABC transporter ATP-binding protein; this translates as MPTIASSSATQAPATEAPATGTGALVSFAGADKVYANGFRALAPIDLDVPRGEITVLVGPSGCGKTTLLRMAAGLTDPTEGVMERATDRLSYVFQDPTLVPWRNVRANVELVSKLQGVPRAVRRERAAAAISMVGLDGFERAYPRELSGGMRMRVSLARAVTNDPDLLLMDEPFAALDEFTREKMSTELLRLWREKRFSVLFITHSIYEACTLGHQIAIMNTGPGHIVDVVRSPSPPSDAGVRRDDDALRDLQQRISMTLGSLRP
- a CDS encoding ABC transporter permease, with product MTAATTSRPAAAGAVPDAGATATANAAPRAEARASRRAADASSGAWRRRWRRFWPPAAALLLGIALWQLVIVVFDIPGYLLPSPQAFAETLWEQRVAIWEPTRVTMTAAYLAFLLALVVGVAAALLMARWNLTERALFPYLVIVQTIPIVAIAPLFVVWIGAGLTTNMLIGAMLAVFPIAANTLMGLKSVDRNLVQLYAMAGAPPRVTLFTLRLPGALPSILTGMRIAAGASVIGAIVGEFVAGVGGGEGGLGFILTQSAVQMRISQLFVAAIMASLVSLLLFAAVVLLERVLLGRWHESALPHDD
- a CDS encoding ureidoglycolate lyase, translating into MTDTRIVDKTIEPLTDEAFAPFGVVLHSLEDGTPCTPQEASLDLAEGAPRFYLMRLEDKPPTFTGITRHRRTTQTLLSADAREWIIAVAPATDGAPDLDAVRAFTVPAGVAITMAKGTWHSGPFFEGDAMSFVNLELEDTNIVDHDTYRLDRELGVRVNLHVA
- a CDS encoding NAD(P)-binding domain-containing protein, encoding MSPDTSAATSRLGALERRVRAEQALGDTGVEPWARATDAGAHTVVIVGAGQAGLVVAAGLRSKGVADVLVVDAGEEGGAGPWPTFARMRTLRTPKRVAWPAWGVPAASPQAWFRAVHGDDAWDGLEQFPTAAWHAFLEWYRRTLDLPVRFGTTVRRIAEAPDGRLDVTLDERGAARVVRADRVVLATGIEGAGGIRVPGGLFDGLPRALWAHTHEPIDFARLRGARIGVLGGGTGAFDNAATALEAGARSVTVHMRRPAMPDVSPYRWMEFPGILEHYAAFDDDQKWRFNEHLTAIDQPATQGAVWRAYAWPGFEFRTSSAWLSAEARDGGVEVQTTRGPERYDFVIAATGIAVDLAMRPELATLEPRIARWRDRYRPAEPTRHPELLDYPYLGDDFALQPVDGSPASALRRVHLFNHGARMSLGVLSHQISGLLGGAERVVRGVVAGLVRDRSDALLRSYLDYDTPVGVQLGPRPGERTAGVPAEAPIVAPAAAPAVAPAERMSA